The proteins below come from a single Chthoniobacterales bacterium genomic window:
- a CDS encoding tetratricopeptide repeat protein, with translation MIFRSKIPPFIVFYSYKGGVGRSMALINVAAILVGRGRRVLAIDLDLEAPGISYLLQQKHAGPTAGFVDLLSDVFLEKAESAMANVKDPQAILRYTHILDVPEEVRSKPGGGLMIMPAGRLDADYERKRQAIDLHRLYQEGKGKSLMMRLRELIISSRQFDYVLIDSRTGFSDEAGISIRDLGDHLLILHGLNSQNIEGTARVIEQIRKTLAQKRRSNVSVPSGVRLDDGSRETSVRKQNVEIDFVASPVPIGEDIFRRRRIEEANDRFTSAWGKLISVRLSIPYHPRLALDDEPVLFHQTEGGLYLAYMAIEERVREMSGDTTAIWSTRAQEAIAAGNHEDAIQYFREAADLGAKPTSLIMSACSGLVGKEEFTAYWKLLEELSPGRNPLELLVGIQHFEQQRRYEDVENLYREAIERYPADESFKIPFANFLRRYRNKPQEAAQLYRRALERSPENVTLLSDLAGLLWRSLGMQDEAEGLLRTAIKNHPHNARLLSHLANLLWYARSDYEQAEELFEDAYRLQSNDEIVVGRLANFLWKVKKDFARAERLYAKAVNLTPDDGDNLCNYAGFLLAQRRDTEQMLLRAWAVSFNRRDQTTAEIAFYRGVQLRIIGKQDTLPLSYLKTLLRLEFPRMPWSFEEVLRIAGEKFTAQIFDLYRTLAAAILDPSRLQDLERSPHWRELKEQPISDDI, from the coding sequence GTGATCTTTCGGTCTAAAATACCGCCCTTCATCGTCTTCTATTCGTATAAAGGCGGCGTAGGCCGTAGTATGGCTCTAATCAACGTGGCGGCGATATTGGTGGGTCGTGGCAGACGCGTGTTGGCAATCGATTTGGATTTGGAAGCCCCCGGCATCTCCTATCTGTTACAGCAGAAGCATGCCGGACCGACGGCAGGCTTTGTTGACTTGCTATCGGATGTTTTTCTAGAAAAAGCTGAGTCAGCGATGGCAAATGTCAAAGATCCGCAGGCCATCCTTCGCTACACTCACATATTGGATGTCCCAGAGGAGGTTCGTAGCAAACCGGGTGGAGGATTGATGATTATGCCGGCGGGGAGGCTAGATGCTGATTACGAAAGGAAACGCCAAGCCATTGATCTTCATCGACTCTATCAAGAGGGTAAAGGCAAATCGCTTATGATGCGCCTACGTGAACTAATTATCAGTAGTCGTCAGTTTGATTACGTACTTATTGACTCACGTACTGGCTTTTCTGACGAAGCGGGAATCAGCATTCGCGATCTAGGCGACCACTTACTTATTCTTCATGGCTTAAATAGCCAAAATATTGAGGGCACCGCGCGTGTGATCGAACAGATTCGCAAGACACTTGCGCAGAAGAGACGTAGCAATGTTTCAGTTCCATCCGGTGTGCGCCTTGACGACGGTTCGCGAGAAACAAGTGTGCGAAAACAAAATGTCGAGATCGATTTCGTTGCCAGTCCAGTTCCCATCGGCGAGGATATTTTTCGGCGCAGGCGCATTGAAGAGGCAAACGATCGGTTTACGTCTGCGTGGGGCAAACTGATTAGCGTACGTCTCTCCATACCGTATCATCCGCGTCTCGCCCTAGATGACGAGCCCGTCTTGTTTCATCAGACGGAAGGGGGACTCTATTTGGCCTATATGGCCATCGAAGAGCGCGTCCGGGAAATGAGCGGTGATACAACGGCAATTTGGTCTACACGCGCTCAGGAAGCGATCGCTGCCGGAAATCACGAGGACGCGATTCAATACTTTAGAGAGGCTGCAGACCTGGGGGCGAAACCGACCTCTTTGATTATGTCGGCTTGCAGTGGACTCGTTGGAAAAGAGGAATTCACCGCTTATTGGAAGCTACTGGAAGAGTTATCTCCTGGCAGAAATCCTCTTGAACTTCTCGTTGGCATTCAACATTTCGAACAACAAAGAAGATATGAAGATGTAGAGAACTTATATCGTGAGGCAATTGAACGATATCCGGCCGACGAAAGCTTTAAAATACCGTTTGCAAATTTTCTCCGGCGGTATCGCAATAAGCCGCAAGAAGCGGCTCAACTTTATCGCCGCGCATTAGAGCGGTCACCTGAGAATGTAACGCTACTCTCGGATCTTGCGGGATTATTATGGCGATCTTTGGGCATGCAGGATGAGGCAGAAGGCCTCTTACGCACGGCTATCAAGAATCATCCCCATAATGCTCGATTGCTTAGTCACTTGGCTAATTTGCTATGGTACGCTCGGAGTGATTATGAACAGGCGGAAGAGCTTTTCGAGGACGCATATCGTCTACAGTCCAACGACGAGATTGTGGTAGGGCGTCTTGCAAACTTCCTCTGGAAGGTCAAGAAGGACTTTGCCCGAGCCGAAAGACTGTATGCTAAAGCTGTCAATCTCACGCCAGATGACGGCGACAATCTTTGTAATTATGCCGGATTTCTGTTGGCTCAGCGTCGTGATACGGAGCAAATGCTGCTTCGCGCATGGGCTGTGTCATTTAATCGTCGGGATCAAACGACTGCCGAGATTGCTTTCTATCGGGGCGTGCAACTCCGTATAATAGGCAAACAGGATACTTTACCGCTCTCTTACTTGAAAACCCTGTTGCGGTTAGAATTTCCTCGAATGCCTTGGTCTTTTGAAGAGGTTTTACGCATAGCAGGAGAGAAGTTCACCGCGCAGATTTTCGATTTGTACCGAACCTTGGCAGCTGCAATCTTAGATCCAAGCCGCCTCCAGGATTTGGAGCGGTCACCTCATTGGAGAGAGTTAAAAGAGCAACCGATATCGGACGATATCTAA
- a CDS encoding YkgJ family cysteine cluster protein: protein MNEALEEVRQVYADLASRPIDRNCVRLKKCCHFKLTGRTPYLTKGEALLAAKALRATGRKALPVNPTGACPLLDSPTGNCLIYDSRPFGCRTHFCAAAGGPYDRREVIDLIRRLEAVDESLGGGGPRLLQNTVTDALKDL, encoded by the coding sequence GTGAATGAAGCCCTCGAGGAAGTTCGCCAGGTTTACGCCGACCTTGCGTCGCGGCCTATCGACCGGAATTGCGTTCGGTTGAAGAAATGTTGCCATTTCAAGCTCACCGGCCGCACCCCTTACCTCACCAAGGGTGAAGCGCTTCTGGCGGCGAAGGCCCTGCGCGCAACCGGCCGCAAAGCTTTGCCGGTGAATCCCACGGGTGCTTGTCCGCTGCTCGATTCTCCAACCGGCAATTGCCTTATTTACGATTCCCGTCCGTTTGGTTGCCGGACCCATTTCTGCGCCGCGGCCGGCGGCCCCTACGACCGGCGCGAAGTGATTGATCTGATCCGGCGACTCGAAGCAGTCGACGAATCGCTAGGCGGCGGCGGGCCCCGCCTCTTGCAGAATACCGTTACGGATGCGCTGAAGGATCTATAA